A stretch of the Helicoverpa zea isolate HzStark_Cry1AcR chromosome 29, ilHelZeax1.1, whole genome shotgun sequence genome encodes the following:
- the LOC124644012 gene encoding uncharacterized protein LOC124644012, giving the protein MYNQILEEAKSLTSNDCGESENRTQTSKRQVKKPNRMDDYLTYTPCSSARQNIDENDEPFKSEYFETLDILIAELQRRFSDNDDLINSIASLDELDVDKMVPLKNLGLKIPSREEASVVKAYLSRNEDIMENTLQVLYRQREAFKDTYELFASVATIGCSTAVCESTFSTLTAINRPQRLSMGHERMAGMVFLAFEKKRTKSVDLNEVLRIFNNMANRRIQLF; this is encoded by the exons ATGTATAATCAAATTCTGGAAGAAGCTAAGTCTTTAACAAGCAATGACTGCGGCGAATCTGAAAATAGGACACAGACCTCGAAGAGGCAAGTAAAAAAACCAAATCGGATGGATGACTATTTGACGTACACCCCCTGTTCCTCCGCCAGACAAAATATAGATGAGAACGACGAGCCATTTAAGTCTGAGTATTTCGAAACGTTGGACATTTTAATTGCTGAATTACAAAGAAGGTTTTCGGACAACGATGATTTAATTAATTCGATTGCAAGTCTTGATGAGTTGGATGTAGATAAAATGGTTCCACTGAAAAATTTgg GTCTGAAAATTCCATCAAGAGAAGAGGCTAGTGTGGTTAAAGCTTACTTGAGTCGTAACGAGGATATAATGGAAAATACATTGCAAGTTTTGTACAGGCAACGAGAGGCGTTCAAAGATACATATGAACTTTTTGCGTCTGTGGCGACCATAGGATGTAGCACTGCAGTGTGTGAATCTACGTTTTCAACTTTAACTGCAATCAATAGGCCTCAAAGGCTGTCAATGGGTCACGAGAGAATGGCTGGTATGGTATTTCTggcctttgaaaaaaaaagaacaaaatcagTTGATCTGAACGAAGTTCTTCGCATTTTTAATAACATGGCGAATCGTAGAATTCAgctgttttaa
- the LOC124644017 gene encoding uncharacterized protein LOC124644017 has translation MTEVETERIINEIRGYPELYHLGHPDYKNSYKKEVAWRKIEGSTGLDVKSLKAKWKNLRDTYKKYKQSQLTFSGQAAKKYANWVWAEHMSYVDSTTNLRSTESILNTSPPKLQAAENNKIENLLQNPTDIEERVEPIIGNETQQEAQDDGSVSNISETGSDLYRRRRRRNLDPSDKIINYLEKRKIAKSSTPNTGQNLVNVLCDRLDMTFLGFADSVKKLSLNNQAIIKLQIMKLITEYELKEITSDNRPNSSNSTYVSTPESITLDDLSNHSNRNVRQPSTSGVNYHNTLSNTQSQTENRDLNQPSTSGVNTHNNIRTPNIIILQSSEISDQHTSQIITDEKSTQKYIMIQPSDQRNDNKENNYLSAQSCFANWNE, from the exons ATGACGGAGGTAGAAactgaaagaattattaatGAAATTCGAGGTTATCCCGAATTATACCATTTGGGACATCCTGATTACAAGAATTCGTATAAAAAAGAAGTGGCGTGGCGAAAAATCGAGGGAAGTACCGGCTTGGATG TGAAATCACTAAAAGCAAAATGGAAAAATCTGCGTGATACTTACAAGAAGTACAAACAGTCTCAACTAACATTTAGTGGGCAAGCTGCAAAGAAATATGCTAATTGGGTGTGGGCTGAACACATGAGTTATGTGGATTCTACAACAAATTTACGATCTACTGAGAGCATTTTAAATACTAGCCCTCCAAAACTGCAAGCAGCGGAAAATAATAAGATTGAAAATTTACTTCAAAATCCAACGGATATAGAAGAACGAGTAGAACCTATAATCGGAAATGAGACACAACAAGAAGCACAGGATGATGGGTCAGTAAGCAATATTTCAGAGACAGGAAGCGATCTATATCGAAGAAGAAGACGCCGAAACTTAGATCCATccgataaaattattaattatttagaaaagaGGAAGATTGCAAAATCATCTACTCCAAATACAGGTCAAAATCTAGTTAATGTATTGTGTGACAGGCTTGATATGACATTTTTAGGTTTTGCTGACAGTGTCAAGAAACTTTCTTTGAACAACCAAGccattattaaattacaaatcatgaaattaataaccgagtatgaattaaaagaaataacaagTGACAATAGACCAAACTCTAGCAACAGTACCTATGTTTCGACTCCAGAAAGTATTACTCTCGATGATCTTAGCAATCACAGCAATCGTAACGTCCGTCAACCATCCACATCAGGCGTCAACTATCATAATACACTTTCAAACACGCAAAGCCAAACAGAAAATCGTGACCTCAATCAGCCGTCCACATCAGGTGTCAACACCCATAATAATATACGAACACCTAATATCATCATTTTACAATCATCTGAAATCAGTGATCAACACACATCACAAATCATAACTGATGAAAAAAGTACTCAAAAGTACATCATGATTCAACCATCAGACCAAAGAAATGataataaggaaaataattaCTTGAGTGCTCAAAGTTGTTTTGCTAATTGGAACGAGTAA